A single window of Synechococcus sp. CBW1004 DNA harbors:
- a CDS encoding CsoS2 family carboxysome shell protein — MASNSSREAALERRKALTNGGKKAAGRFSSSPGRVRTASDSRPSRTTTPAPSEVMLASAPAASDPSRRPAGRPGRSAAPSAATRAERFAGSTAAASSPAASDPSRRAAGRPVSNPSRELVLARREALSKRGKRADTTRDRTRTDLGRIPSRGSGTSVEAAPAADHKCKCQEREAAPAAISSNDRPSLSASLASRSGAGNGSGRTPRRAAQHNPSRALVLARREALSKRGKSANTPSSSTAATVARQSSPDLSTRELAQKVRELKSKVGSAGSSRSGGTRPSGPNRHGAKQSASADAHWKVGASETLSGQIVTGTQANRSEKTTGNEAATCRTITGTEYLGAEVFQTFCGSQPSAPIQPAKVRVSATSHGNRVTGNEVGRSEKVTGDEPGTCKNVTGTEYISANQSAAYCGGVNPSVRKVGRSQTVGGQPVSGVLVGRSEKVTGDEPGSGRQLTGDQYIGAEAPAPGRAPTKVVSLQTLRGTGITGTHVGRSQQVTGDEPGSCRNITGDEYIGSQQYDAFCGGRPAPEAPKVGFSVTNRSQVVSGTRTGRSEKVTGDEPGTCKVVTGTPYAGLEESGNWCSSQQVQSIRQRTPVRMGTVMSGIQPGIGGVMTGAERGACEDITGTPYVGPDQLQEACAAAAISDADFPQPLDDQPWQRFSIQSPARAAQVSRDRRGGVTGSSTEVGGGRVTGPFAMAGDKITGTEHFRFNQGPRPLSRGPIQAAPSAPVSVDEDARPASRVTGEGISAGLKITGDDWDRGERVTGTEGVSARNRNPSRAGTVMPMRSHDYKRNQDIPVPESRITGSSGNTAAGSLITVSGGARG; from the coding sequence ATGGCCAGCAATTCGAGTCGTGAAGCAGCCCTGGAGCGGCGCAAGGCCCTCACCAACGGCGGCAAGAAGGCAGCTGGCCGTTTCAGCTCGTCTCCCGGTCGTGTCCGTACGGCTTCCGACTCGCGCCCGAGTCGCACGACCACTCCCGCTCCCTCCGAGGTGATGCTGGCGAGCGCACCCGCGGCCAGCGATCCCTCCCGTCGTCCCGCCGGACGCCCCGGGCGCAGTGCTGCGCCGAGCGCAGCAACTCGGGCGGAGCGCTTCGCCGGCAGCACGGCGGCTGCGAGTTCGCCCGCCGCCAGCGACCCCTCCCGCCGCGCCGCAGGCCGACCTGTGAGCAATCCCAGCCGGGAGCTGGTGCTGGCCCGCCGCGAGGCTCTCTCCAAGCGCGGCAAGCGCGCTGATACCACCCGCGATCGCACCCGCACCGACCTGGGCCGCATCCCCAGCCGCGGCAGCGGGACCTCCGTCGAGGCTGCACCCGCAGCGGATCACAAGTGCAAGTGCCAGGAGCGCGAGGCAGCTCCCGCCGCGATCAGCAGCAACGACCGCCCCTCCCTCTCGGCCTCACTCGCCAGCCGGAGCGGCGCCGGCAATGGCAGCGGTCGCACCCCCCGTCGCGCGGCCCAGCACAACCCCAGCCGCGCCCTGGTGCTGGCGCGCCGTGAGGCACTCTCCAAGCGTGGGAAGTCGGCCAACACCCCCAGCAGCAGCACCGCGGCCACCGTCGCCCGTCAGAGCAGCCCCGATCTCAGCACCCGTGAACTGGCTCAGAAGGTCAGGGAACTCAAGAGCAAGGTGGGGTCTGCAGGTAGCAGCCGCAGCGGCGGCACCCGTCCGAGCGGCCCCAACCGTCACGGTGCCAAGCAGAGCGCCAGTGCAGATGCCCATTGGAAGGTGGGCGCCAGCGAAACGCTCTCGGGCCAGATCGTGACCGGCACCCAGGCCAACCGGTCGGAGAAGACCACCGGCAATGAGGCCGCCACCTGCCGCACGATCACCGGCACCGAATACCTGGGCGCCGAAGTCTTCCAGACCTTCTGCGGCAGCCAGCCGTCCGCCCCCATCCAGCCGGCCAAGGTGCGCGTCAGTGCCACCAGCCACGGCAACCGCGTCACCGGCAACGAAGTGGGCCGCAGTGAGAAGGTGACGGGCGATGAGCCCGGCACCTGCAAGAACGTCACGGGCACCGAGTACATCTCCGCCAACCAGTCGGCCGCCTATTGCGGTGGGGTCAACCCGTCGGTGCGCAAGGTGGGCCGCAGCCAGACCGTGGGCGGTCAGCCGGTCAGCGGCGTGCTCGTCGGTCGCAGTGAGAAGGTCACCGGCGATGAGCCCGGCTCCGGCCGCCAGCTCACCGGCGACCAGTACATCGGGGCCGAGGCTCCCGCTCCGGGTCGCGCCCCCACCAAGGTGGTCAGCCTGCAGACCCTGCGTGGCACCGGCATCACCGGCACCCATGTGGGCCGCAGCCAGCAGGTGACCGGCGATGAGCCGGGCAGCTGCCGCAACATCACCGGAGATGAATACATCGGCAGCCAGCAGTACGACGCCTTCTGCGGCGGACGCCCCGCGCCGGAAGCGCCCAAGGTGGGCTTCAGCGTCACGAATCGCAGCCAGGTGGTCAGTGGCACCCGCACCGGTCGCAGTGAGAAGGTGACCGGTGATGAGCCCGGCACGTGCAAGGTCGTGACAGGCACCCCCTACGCCGGCCTCGAGGAGTCCGGCAACTGGTGCTCCAGCCAGCAGGTTCAGTCGATCCGACAGCGCACCCCCGTGCGCATGGGCACCGTGATGAGCGGCATCCAGCCCGGGATCGGCGGTGTGATGACCGGCGCTGAACGCGGTGCCTGCGAGGACATCACCGGCACTCCCTACGTCGGTCCTGACCAGCTGCAGGAAGCCTGCGCCGCAGCCGCCATCAGCGACGCCGACTTCCCTCAGCCCCTGGATGATCAACCCTGGCAGCGCTTCAGCATCCAGTCACCGGCCCGCGCTGCCCAGGTCTCCCGCGATCGTCGCGGTGGCGTCACCGGTTCGAGCACCGAAGTCGGTGGAGGGCGCGTCACCGGCCCTTTCGCCATGGCCGGTGACAAGATCACCGGCACCGAGCACTTCCGCTTCAACCAGGGTCCCCGCCCCCTGTCCCGCGGTCCCATTCAGGCTGCACCCTCCGCTCCTGTGAGCGTGGATGAAGATGCCCGTCCGGCTTCCCGCGTGACCGGAGAAGGCATCTCTGCCGGGCTGAAGATCACAGGCGATGACTGGGATCGCGGTGAGCGCGTCACCGGCACCGAGGGCGTCTCCGCCCGCAATCGCAACCCGAGCCGAGCCGGAACGGTGATGCCGATGCGCAGCCACGACTACAAGCGCAACCAGGACATCCCCGTCCCCGAGAGCCGGATCACGGGCTCCAGCGGCAACACAGCCGCCGGTTCCCTGATCACCGTCTCCGGTGGAGCCCGCGGCTGA
- a CDS encoding ribulose bisphosphate carboxylase small subunit codes for MPFKSTVGDYQTVATLETFGFLPPFTQDEIYDQIAYIIAQGWSPLVEHVHPTRSMATYWSYWKLPFFGEKDLGVIVSELEACHRAYPDHHVRLVGYDAYTQSQGACFVVFEGR; via the coding sequence ATGCCCTTCAAGAGCACCGTGGGTGACTACCAAACAGTCGCCACCCTCGAGACGTTCGGCTTTCTGCCGCCCTTCACTCAGGACGAGATCTACGACCAGATCGCGTACATCATTGCCCAGGGTTGGAGCCCGCTCGTTGAGCACGTCCATCCCACCCGTTCCATGGCCACGTACTGGTCCTACTGGAAGCTGCCCTTCTTCGGCGAGAAGGATCTCGGTGTGATCGTCAGCGAACTGGAGGCCTGCCACCGCGCTTATCCCGATCATCACGTCCGTCTGGTCGGCTACGACGCCTACACCCAGAGCCAGGGTGCCTGCTTCGTGGTCTTCGAAGGCCGCTGA
- a CDS encoding form I ribulose bisphosphate carboxylase large subunit has translation MAKKYDAGVKEYRDTYWTPDYVPLDTDLLACFKCTGQEGVPKEEVAAAVAAESSTGTWSTVWSELLTDLDFYKGRCYRIEDVPGDKESFYAFIAYPLDLFEEGSVTNVLTSLVGNVFGFKALRHLRLEDIRFPMAFIKTCMGPPNGIQVERDRMNKYGRPLLGCTIKPKLGLSGKNYGRVVYECLRGGLDFTKDDENINSQPFQRWQNRFEFVAEAVRSAQEETGEKKGHYLNCTAATPEEMYERAEFAKELGQPIIMHDYITGGFTANTGLAKWCRKNGMLLHIHRAMHAVIDRHPKHGIHFRVLAKCLRLSGGDQLHTGTVVGKLEGDRQSTLGYIDQLRESFVPEDRSRGNFFDQDWGSMGGVFAVASGGIHVWHMPALVSIFGDDSVLQFGGGTHGHPWGSAAGAAANRVALEACVKARNAGREIEREGRDILMEAAKHSPELAIALETWKEIKFEFDTVDKLDVH, from the coding sequence ATGGCCAAGAAGTACGACGCCGGGGTAAAGGAGTACCGCGACACGTATTGGACTCCTGATTACGTCCCCCTCGACACCGACCTGCTCGCCTGCTTCAAGTGCACGGGCCAGGAAGGCGTTCCCAAGGAAGAAGTGGCTGCCGCCGTGGCCGCTGAATCCTCCACCGGCACCTGGTCCACCGTGTGGTCCGAGCTCCTCACCGATCTCGACTTCTACAAGGGCCGCTGCTACCGCATCGAAGACGTTCCTGGCGACAAGGAATCCTTCTATGCCTTCATCGCCTACCCCCTCGATCTGTTCGAAGAGGGTTCGGTGACCAACGTGCTGACCTCGCTGGTCGGCAACGTGTTCGGCTTCAAGGCCCTGCGTCACCTGCGTCTGGAAGATATCCGCTTCCCGATGGCGTTCATCAAGACCTGCATGGGTCCGCCGAACGGCATCCAGGTCGAGCGCGACCGGATGAACAAGTACGGCCGTCCCCTGCTGGGCTGCACCATCAAGCCGAAGCTCGGCCTGAGCGGCAAGAACTACGGCCGCGTGGTGTATGAGTGCCTCCGCGGTGGTCTCGACTTCACCAAGGACGACGAGAACATCAACTCTCAGCCCTTCCAGCGCTGGCAGAACCGCTTCGAGTTCGTCGCCGAGGCCGTTCGCTCCGCCCAGGAGGAGACCGGTGAGAAGAAAGGTCACTACCTGAACTGCACCGCCGCCACTCCCGAGGAGATGTACGAGCGGGCCGAGTTCGCCAAGGAACTCGGGCAGCCGATCATCATGCACGACTACATCACCGGTGGCTTCACGGCCAACACCGGTCTGGCGAAGTGGTGCCGCAAGAACGGCATGCTGCTCCACATCCACCGCGCCATGCACGCGGTGATCGACCGTCATCCCAAGCACGGCATCCACTTCCGTGTGCTGGCCAAGTGCCTGCGCCTCTCCGGTGGTGACCAGCTGCACACCGGCACCGTGGTCGGCAAGCTCGAGGGCGACCGTCAGTCGACCCTGGGCTACATCGACCAGCTGCGTGAATCGTTCGTTCCCGAAGATCGCAGCCGCGGCAACTTCTTCGACCAGGACTGGGGCTCGATGGGCGGCGTGTTCGCCGTGGCCTCCGGCGGTATCCACGTGTGGCACATGCCGGCCCTGGTGAGCATCTTCGGTGATGACTCCGTGCTCCAGTTCGGTGGTGGTACCCACGGCCACCCCTGGGGTTCGGCCGCTGGCGCCGCCGCCAACCGCGTGGCGCTGGAAGCCTGCGTCAAGGCCCGCAACGCCGGCCGTGAGATCGAGCGTGAAGGCCGCGACATCCTGATGGAAGCCGCCAAGCACAGCCCCGAGCTGGCGATCGCTCTGGAAACCTGGAAGGAGATCAAGTTCGAGTTCGACACCGTCGACAAACTCGACGTCCACTGA
- a CDS encoding BMC domain-containing protein, with translation MANETMGIALGMIETRGLVPAIEAADAMTKAAEVRLIGREFVGGGYVTVLVRGETGAVNAAVRAGADACERVGDGLVAAHIIARPHREVEPALNSSFGLGSKD, from the coding sequence ATGGCAAACGAAACCATGGGCATCGCCCTCGGCATGATCGAGACCCGCGGCCTGGTGCCCGCGATCGAAGCCGCAGATGCCATGACGAAGGCCGCCGAGGTGCGCCTGATCGGTCGGGAGTTCGTCGGTGGTGGCTACGTCACCGTGCTGGTCCGTGGTGAAACCGGCGCCGTCAACGCCGCCGTCCGCGCCGGCGCCGATGCCTGCGAGCGCGTGGGTGACGGCCTGGTCGCCGCTCACATCATCGCCCGCCCCCACCGCGAGGTGGAGCCGGCCCTGAACAGCAGCTTCGGCCTGGGTTCGAAGGACTGA
- a CDS encoding transcriptional regulator yields MKRIDLFVSEREVSRVCQALRKAGVPGYSVMRHVTGMGLAGEISEAMDFSGLGANAHVIVFCPSQQVDQARSALRPLFELFGGVGFVSEAEPF; encoded by the coding sequence ATGAAACGGATCGATCTGTTCGTGAGTGAACGCGAGGTCTCCAGGGTCTGCCAAGCCCTGCGCAAGGCCGGAGTGCCTGGATACTCCGTGATGCGTCACGTCACGGGCATGGGCCTGGCGGGTGAGATCTCCGAAGCCATGGACTTCAGCGGCCTGGGCGCCAACGCCCACGTGATCGTCTTCTGCCCATCGCAGCAGGTGGACCAGGCCCGCAGCGCCCTCCGCCCGCTGTTCGAGCTCTTCGGCGGGGTGGGATTCGTCTCCGAGGCCGAACCCTTCTGA
- a CDS encoding sodium-dependent bicarbonate transport family permease produces MESSLIIQNLVSAPVLFFFLGVLAVLVGSDLEIPSPLPKLFSLYLLLAIGFKGGLELAHSGLGPQVLLTIGAAVLMSLLVPISSYLVLRTRLDGSNAAAVAASYGSISAVTFITAQSFLTVLHQDFDGFMVAALALMESPAIVVGVVLAKLGTGNGGHDRSGESAGLAWREVLQEAFLNGSVFLLIGSLVIGWLVTSFSPSGVEKMDPFTEKLFYGALCFFLLDMGLVAAQRLQDLRRAGTFLIGFAVLAPLVHAALGLLISIPLGLNQGDTLLFMVLCASASYIAVPAAMRMTVPQANPSLYISTALGVTFPFNVVVGIPLYMSVIQHVVPAS; encoded by the coding sequence ATGGAATCCAGCCTGATCATTCAGAACCTCGTCTCTGCCCCGGTTCTGTTTTTCTTCCTGGGGGTGCTGGCGGTTCTGGTGGGCTCCGATCTGGAGATCCCGAGCCCTCTGCCCAAGCTGTTCTCCCTCTATCTGCTGCTGGCCATCGGCTTCAAGGGCGGGCTGGAGCTGGCCCACAGCGGCCTCGGCCCTCAGGTGCTGCTCACGATCGGGGCAGCGGTGCTGATGTCACTGCTGGTGCCGATCTCGAGCTATCTGGTGCTGCGCACCCGCCTGGATGGCAGCAATGCCGCCGCGGTGGCGGCCTCCTACGGCTCGATCAGCGCCGTGACCTTCATCACGGCCCAGAGCTTCCTGACGGTGCTTCATCAGGACTTCGACGGCTTCATGGTGGCAGCCCTGGCCCTGATGGAATCGCCGGCGATCGTGGTGGGCGTGGTGCTGGCCAAGCTCGGCACCGGCAACGGCGGGCACGATCGCAGTGGGGAATCCGCCGGACTGGCCTGGAGGGAGGTGCTGCAGGAGGCCTTCCTCAATGGCTCGGTGTTTCTGCTGATCGGCAGCCTGGTGATCGGCTGGCTGGTGACCAGCTTCAGCCCCAGCGGCGTGGAGAAGATGGACCCCTTCACCGAGAAGTTGTTCTACGGAGCCCTCTGTTTCTTTCTGCTCGATATGGGGTTGGTGGCGGCACAGCGCCTGCAGGATCTGCGGCGTGCCGGCACCTTCCTGATCGGATTCGCCGTGCTGGCACCACTGGTTCACGCGGCCCTCGGGCTGCTGATCTCCATCCCGCTGGGGCTGAACCAGGGCGATACCCTGCTGTTCATGGTGCTGTGCGCCAGCGCCAGCTACATCGCTGTGCCGGCCGCCATGCGCATGACCGTGCCACAGGCCAACCCGAGCCTCTACATCTCGACGGCTCTTGGCGTGACCTTCCCCTTCAATGTGGTGGTGGGAATTCCGCTCTACATGAGCGTTATTCAGCATGTGGTGCCAGCCTCATGA
- a CDS encoding non-canonical purine NTP pyrophosphatase, with product MSREASPPLPAPLQASCVSGTPTLVIASGNPHKVEEIAAMLDATGLRVAGQPRDLEIEETGDTYLANARLKAETVASLTGCWALADDSGIEVDALGGRPGLFSARYAPTDHERIHRLLHELGDSLYRGASFISAMALANPDGITVAESEGICRGLVLRAPQGHGPGYDPIFYVRGAGASYAQLNAFQKSRFGSRGRAARAMAPRLRDCLGLDD from the coding sequence ATGTCGCGAGAGGCCTCGCCGCCGCTGCCCGCGCCGCTGCAGGCTTCCTGCGTCAGTGGCACCCCCACCCTGGTGATCGCCAGCGGCAATCCCCACAAGGTGGAGGAGATCGCCGCCATGCTCGATGCCACCGGCCTGCGGGTGGCGGGTCAGCCCCGTGATCTGGAAATCGAGGAAACCGGCGACACCTATCTCGCCAATGCCCGTCTGAAGGCAGAAACCGTCGCGTCGCTGACCGGTTGCTGGGCCCTCGCCGATGATTCCGGCATCGAGGTCGATGCTCTCGGCGGAAGGCCCGGGCTGTTCTCCGCCCGCTATGCCCCCACCGATCACGAGCGCATCCACCGCCTGCTGCACGAACTGGGTGATTCGCTGTATCGAGGCGCCAGTTTCATCAGCGCCATGGCTCTGGCCAATCCGGATGGAATCACGGTCGCGGAATCGGAGGGCATCTGCCGCGGGCTGGTGCTGCGCGCCCCCCAGGGCCATGGCCCCGGCTACGACCCGATCTTCTACGTGCGTGGGGCCGGCGCCAGCTATGCCCAGCTGAACGCCTTTCAGAAGAGCCGTTTCGGCAGCCGTGGCCGCGCCGCCCGCGCGATGGCGCCCCGGTTGCGCGACTGTCTGGGCCTCGACGACTGA
- a CDS encoding histone deacetylase, protein MRPPLVYHPAYSAPLPSSHRFPMAKFRLLHEALCQQGLARPDQIHQPLPIPRRALELVHPRAYHQAFSSDQLSAAEQRRIGLPATRPLVRRSWLAVGGTLLSARLALRHGLACHLAGGTHHAFPTYGSGFCIFNDVAVAARVLLAEAAVRRVMVVDLDVHQGDGTAAIFAADPRVFTLSLHAASNFPLRKQCSDHDLALPDGMEDEAYLAAVGDLLPDLLSQVRPDLVLYNAGVDPHRNDRLGRLCLSDAGLLQRDRLVLELCLRRRVPVATVIGGGYDDLAALVERHSLVFRAAMEVGLLMGL, encoded by the coding sequence ATGAGGCCTCCGCTCGTCTACCACCCGGCCTATTCGGCGCCGCTGCCCAGCAGCCATCGCTTCCCGATGGCCAAGTTCCGCCTCCTGCATGAGGCCCTCTGCCAGCAGGGACTGGCCCGCCCGGATCAGATCCATCAGCCCCTGCCGATCCCGCGCCGGGCCCTGGAGCTCGTGCATCCGCGTGCGTACCACCAGGCCTTCTCGAGCGATCAGCTCAGCGCCGCCGAGCAGCGCCGCATCGGCCTTCCGGCCACGCGCCCCCTGGTGCGCCGCAGCTGGCTGGCCGTCGGGGGCACGCTGCTCAGCGCCAGGCTGGCCCTGCGCCACGGCCTGGCCTGCCATCTGGCCGGTGGCACCCACCATGCCTTCCCGACCTACGGCAGTGGCTTCTGCATCTTCAATGATGTGGCCGTGGCGGCGCGCGTGCTGCTGGCCGAAGCGGCCGTGCGTCGGGTGATGGTGGTCGATCTGGATGTGCACCAGGGCGACGGCACCGCCGCGATCTTCGCCGCCGATCCGCGCGTCTTCACCCTCTCGCTTCACGCCGCCTCCAACTTCCCGCTTCGCAAGCAGTGCAGCGACCACGATCTGGCCCTGCCTGACGGGATGGAGGACGAGGCCTATCTGGCCGCCGTGGGGGATCTGTTGCCGGATCTGCTCAGCCAGGTCAGGCCCGATCTGGTGCTCTACAACGCTGGCGTGGATCCGCATCGCAACGACCGGCTCGGCCGCCTCTGCCTCAGCGATGCGGGCCTGCTGCAGCGCGACCGGCTGGTGCTGGAACTGTGCCTCCGCCGGCGCGTGCCGGTGGCCACCGTGATCGGCGGCGGCTACGACGATCTGGCCGCGCTCGTCGAACGCCACAGCCTGGTGTTCCGTGCCGCGATGGAGGTGGGATTGCTGATGGGCCTGTGA
- a CDS encoding BMC domain-containing protein, protein MDSNFRPLSAEDRAVSRRRRALQGDRPLITGTEVNAIVGRSGGDGASCVITTDSESHRLRQSSHVQSIELRTYVFLDSLQPQLAAYMGTVSQGFLPIPGDACLWLEVSPGMAVHRVTDIALKASTVRLGQMVVERAFGSIAMYHRDQSNVLHSGEVVLEAIGSSVDQRSRCEVTWTEIIRAITPDHAVLINRQNRRGSMIQSGMSMFILETEPAGYVLIAANEAEKASNITVVDVKAVGAFGRLTLAGREGDVEEAAAAAMRAVSQING, encoded by the coding sequence ATGGATTCGAACTTCCGCCCCCTCAGCGCCGAAGACCGGGCCGTCAGCCGCCGCCGCCGCGCCCTGCAGGGCGACCGGCCCCTGATCACCGGCACCGAGGTCAATGCGATCGTCGGTCGCTCCGGTGGTGATGGCGCCAGCTGCGTGATCACCACCGACAGCGAGAGCCATCGGCTGAGGCAGTCGAGCCACGTGCAGTCGATCGAGCTGCGCACCTACGTCTTCCTCGATTCGCTGCAGCCCCAGCTGGCGGCCTACATGGGCACAGTCAGCCAGGGCTTCCTTCCGATCCCCGGCGATGCCTGCCTCTGGCTGGAGGTATCCCCGGGGATGGCCGTGCACCGTGTCACCGACATCGCCCTCAAGGCCAGCACCGTGCGGCTCGGCCAGATGGTGGTGGAGCGGGCCTTCGGCTCGATCGCGATGTACCACCGCGATCAGAGCAACGTGCTCCACTCCGGTGAAGTGGTGCTCGAAGCGATCGGCAGCAGCGTCGACCAGCGCAGCCGCTGTGAGGTGACCTGGACCGAGATCATCCGGGCGATCACCCCGGACCATGCAGTGCTGATCAACCGCCAGAACCGCCGCGGTTCGATGATCCAGTCCGGGATGAGCATGTTCATCCTTGAAACCGAGCCGGCGGGCTATGTGCTGATCGCCGCCAACGAAGCCGAGAAGGCCTCCAACATCACGGTGGTGGACGTGAAGGCGGTCGGTGCTTTCGGCCGCCTCACCCTGGCCGGCCGCGAAGGCGACGTGGAGGAGGCAGCGGCCGCGGCGATGCGGGCCGTCTCCCAGATCAACGGCTGA
- a CDS encoding ferredoxin:protochlorophyllide reductase (ATP-dependent) subunit N: MVVSVADATHVAPDLLKQNGQREVFCGLTSIVWLHRRMPDAFFLVVGSRTCAHLIQSAAGVMIFAEPRFGTAILGERDLAGLADANDELDRLVRDLLERRPEIRTLFLVGSCPSEVIKLDLSRAAERLSEQFRGRVRVLNYSGSGIETTFTQGEDEALQALLPLMPSSEEPQLLIAGTLADAVEDRFVSLFGRMGLPVVRSLPPRRSTELPPVGPGTKVLLAQPFLSGTARALVHRGAELIRAPYPFGVEGSRDWMAAAAAAFGIDPAVVASVLDPLVERGRRAVAPHREVLAGKRLFLMPDSQLEIPLARFLARECGMELVEVGTPYLDRQLMEAEQALLPPGTQLSEGQDVEKQLERVRAARPDLVVCGLGLANPLEAEGIATKWSIELVFSPIHGCDQAGDLAELFARPLRRRGLLHFA, encoded by the coding sequence ATGGTCGTCTCCGTCGCTGACGCGACACACGTTGCTCCTGATCTGCTCAAGCAGAACGGTCAGCGAGAGGTGTTCTGCGGCCTCACCTCGATTGTCTGGCTGCACCGGCGCATGCCGGATGCCTTCTTCCTGGTGGTGGGGTCGCGCACCTGCGCTCACCTGATCCAGAGCGCCGCGGGCGTGATGATCTTCGCCGAACCGCGCTTCGGCACGGCGATCCTGGGCGAGCGCGATCTGGCCGGCCTTGCCGATGCCAACGACGAGCTCGACCGGCTGGTGCGCGACCTGCTGGAGCGGCGCCCCGAGATCCGCACCCTGTTTCTGGTGGGCTCCTGCCCCAGCGAGGTGATCAAGCTCGATCTCTCCCGGGCTGCCGAGCGGCTGAGCGAGCAGTTCCGAGGCCGCGTGCGGGTGCTCAATTACTCGGGCAGCGGCATCGAGACCACCTTCACCCAGGGGGAAGACGAGGCCCTGCAGGCCCTGCTGCCGCTGATGCCCTCCAGCGAGGAGCCGCAGCTGCTGATCGCCGGCACGCTGGCGGATGCGGTGGAGGATCGCTTCGTCTCCCTGTTCGGCCGCATGGGCCTGCCGGTGGTGCGCAGCCTGCCCCCGCGCCGTTCCACCGAGCTGCCGCCGGTGGGGCCCGGCACAAAGGTGCTTCTGGCCCAGCCGTTCCTCAGCGGCACCGCCCGGGCGCTGGTGCATCGCGGAGCCGAGCTGATCCGCGCCCCCTATCCGTTCGGGGTCGAGGGCAGCCGTGACTGGATGGCGGCGGCGGCGGCCGCCTTCGGCATCGATCCGGCCGTGGTCGCTTCGGTGCTCGATCCGCTCGTCGAGCGGGGCCGTCGGGCGGTGGCGCCCCACCGTGAGGTGCTGGCGGGCAAGCGCCTGTTCCTGATGCCCGATTCACAGCTGGAGATTCCCCTGGCCCGCTTCCTGGCCCGTGAGTGCGGCATGGAGCTGGTGGAGGTGGGCACTCCTTATCTCGATCGGCAGCTGATGGAGGCCGAGCAGGCGCTGCTGCCGCCCGGCACCCAGCTGAGCGAGGGCCAGGACGTGGAGAAGCAGTTGGAGCGGGTGCGTGCAGCCCGGCCCGATCTGGTGGTCTGTGGTCTGGGCCTGGCCAATCCCCTCGAGGCCGAGGGCATCGCCACCAAGTGGTCGATCGAGCTGGTGTTCAGTCCCATCCACGGCTGCGACCAGGCCGGCGACCTGGCCGAACTCTTCGCCCGCCCCCTGCGCCGGAGAGGACTGCTGCACTTCGCCTGA